In one Mastacembelus armatus chromosome 19, fMasArm1.2, whole genome shotgun sequence genomic region, the following are encoded:
- the LOC113135955 gene encoding parvalbumin-like EF-hand-containing protein — protein MEGKFQPQVKKGAGATGASLTEQDIDRPPQEMRAQGNFNYSRFLEYMEQFKTSEQREEAIKKAFMMLDKDGSGYVEWNEIKYILSTILTATPSAPLSDEEAEAMIQALDTDGDGRIDYREFSDIMKMEKKPKK, from the exons ATGGAGGGCAAATTTCAGCCACAGGTGAAGAAGGGGGCAGGGGCCACGGGCGCTTCACTCACCGAGCAGGACATCGACCGCCCACCACAGGAGATGAGAGCACAGG GAAACTTCAACTACAGCAGGTTTCTGGAGTACATGGAGCAGTTCAAGACCTCAGAGCAAAGAGAGGAGGCCATCAAGAAGGCCTTCATGATGCTCGACAAAGATGGCAGCGGCTACGTGGAGTGGAACGAGATCAA GTACATTTTGTCCACTATACTGACTGCAACGCCGTCAGCACCGCTCTCTGacgaggaggcagaggccatGATCCAGGCTTTGGACACCGATGGAGACGGACGCATCGACTACAGAG AGTTCTCAGACATCATGAAGATGGAGAAGAAACCCAAGAAGTAG